The Mesotoga sp. UBA6090 region TCAAGATGCGGGAGAAGACCGTCCAGTTTAAGAAGACCTGCTACTGAAGAAGCGAGTATTCTTGTCTGAAGCTCCTCTTTTCTGTTAGAAAGAATCCTTCCAACGTGGTCTCCCGTGTCTATGGTCTTGAGTTTCTTAATTGCTCTCAACGATGCCTTCTTTAGCCTCGATGATGTCGACATGAGCGACTCGTCGATCACGTCCTCAATAGAATGATCCATGAGATTAGCCAGAGCCTCAATACACACGGCTCTCACTCTGTCAGAAGGATCCTCCAGTCCAGCATGGAGAATCTCAACTGCGGAAGGCTCAACCAAACCCTTGACATATTGAGCACCAACGAACCTAATCTCTTCATCTTCCGAATCCATGAACCTTTCTGCAGCCTTCAGTAGAGAAACATCATATCCTTTGATCTTTCTACAGGTCTTCAGAGCAGCTATTGCAACGGTTCTATCCTCGGATTCGATGAGCTTTCTTAGTGCAGGAAGCGAAATCTCTTCAGGGAAAGACTCAAAAGCCTCGACCAGGGTTTGCTTAATATTGGCGGCACGAAAGTCTTTTAGAAGAACAAGCATTCTTTCAGCAGTACTCGAATTCCGCTGGCCCAATTTTGAAAGCAAAGCAATTTTCTGAAATTTTCTTGATAGAGAAGAGAGTTCCTCTTCTTTCAGTTCGAGTTCTCCATTGAAGGCTGCCAGAATTCTTCGAATGTCACTGCTGGGATCCTCGTCAAACTCTTTGAGAAGTTCGCTCTCTCCAGCTTCTGCAAGAGCTATTACGAAAGTCTTTCTAACCTTCTTTGAAGGATCTGCGGCAATTCTCCTCGCCAGTTCTTCATCTTCATAGCCAAACTCAGTTAGCTCCTTTACCGTTGTACTACGAACCAGGTCTGATGGATCATCTAAGGCTTTGAGTATCGTGTCGCGACCCTCACCAGCTTTTGCCATTGAAGCAACAGCGTTTTTCCTGACTTCGGGAGATGGATCTTCCAGAAAGGATTCGATATTCTCTATCTTCATCTCTCTATCGGAGGCAGACTTCAGAGCCCTGGCCCTAACATATGCCGAAGGTGAATCCAGCATCTCTTTCAGATTCATTTCGGCTCTTAAGAAAATCTCCTCTTCAATTGCCTGAAGCATCTTTCTTATTTCTTTTGGATTCATTTCATCCACCTTCAGTCCTAATCAGGATTTCTTTTTCATCAATAATAAATCTGACTATCCCTTTTTCTTCAAAAAAGCCGGCCGACTTTCGAAATTCAGTCACCGTGTTATATGAGTTACCGGATCTTCTCATTATTCTGTTACCGGAAACGTAATATCTGATTCTCTTGTACTGACCGTCAACAATAACGTCGAAGCTAATGAAGGAGGTCCCCCACGAAAAGTTCCCGACTGAACGGTTGAGATCTCTTTCAATAACATCGAAGGTTCTGGATAGAGCCATGTAGGCCTTCGTTTCTTTCACTATGCTGAATGACATCGCCAGTGACAAGTTCACTATCTTGAAAATAGATATTAGCAGCAACGCTGATACAGCAAGAGAAACAACCATCTCAATCAGAGAGATTCCCTTCTTCATACTCTATCATTTCGAGCAGACTCTCCAATCTCTCAACAACTCTATCTCGGCCAAGCACCGAAATCGTTTCGAAAAGCCCCGGAGTCACGAGTCTGCCCGTTACCCCCCCTCTTAGAGTCTGAAAAGTATTCTTCTTTGACGTGATCTTTTCCTCTGCAAGCTCTCTAACGGTCTTTTCAACAGCCTCGACGGACCAGTCAAGCGCGTCTTCAAACTTTCTAATTGCCGCAGATATTAGATCCTTGCTCCATTCATTGTGCAAATATTTGACAACGTAGTCTTCTTCATAGTCGACTTCATCGCTGAAAAAGGGAGCTGAGAAATCGAACAATTGTTCAAGAGTATTGATCTTTTCTCTGGACATTGTAAGGACTTCTCTAGAATAAAATTGATCGGCTTCGATTCTGGCATAGTAGTCGAATCTTCCTGTAAACTTCAACCACAGTCCAAACTGTACGACCAGCTCTTCGGGTTCGAGCAATCTCAAGTGTTTTCCATTGATCCATTCCAGCTTTTCGTAATCGAAGACTACACCCTTATTAGAGATATCGGAAGGAATAAAATCTCTGACTTTCTCATGATAGTCGAAGATTTCCTGATCTACTGTCCATCCGAGAAGGGCTAGATAGTTC contains the following coding sequences:
- a CDS encoding HEAT repeat domain-containing protein, yielding MNPKEIRKMLQAIEEEIFLRAEMNLKEMLDSPSAYVRARALKSASDREMKIENIESFLEDPSPEVRKNAVASMAKAGEGRDTILKALDDPSDLVRSTTVKELTEFGYEDEELARRIAADPSKKVRKTFVIALAEAGESELLKEFDEDPSSDIRRILAAFNGELELKEEELSSLSRKFQKIALLSKLGQRNSSTAERMLVLLKDFRAANIKQTLVEAFESFPEEISLPALRKLIESEDRTVAIAALKTCRKIKGYDVSLLKAAERFMDSEDEEIRFVGAQYVKGLVEPSAVEILHAGLEDPSDRVRAVCIEALANLMDHSIEDVIDESLMSTSSRLKKASLRAIKKLKTIDTGDHVGRILSNRKEELQTRILASSVAGLLKLDGLLPHLEGIVLDASNESRLRLASARAMARINPSRLADLFGFTV
- a CDS encoding PulJ/GspJ family protein, with the translated sequence MKKGISLIEMVVSLAVSALLLISIFKIVNLSLAMSFSIVKETKAYMALSRTFDVIERDLNRSVGNFSWGTSFISFDVIVDGQYKRIRYYVSGNRIMRRSGNSYNTVTEFRKSAGFFEEKGIVRFIIDEKEILIRTEGG